The genomic DNA AATGCTAATCTAGTTGTGATGTTCTGAGGCTTCACAGCTTAAATCCATTATAACATTATGGAATCCATAGCTCCGGATTGTGGAGAAAGGCTTCAGAGAAGAGCTTTTTGTTGCTGTAACAATcctatttaaacaaacaaaaaaatcaagttattaGAATTCTGCCAAACATAGATATTATCAGCTGTTAAAAATGAACTGTTTAATCAAAGATTTATAATCATGTCACATGTAGATGTGTTAACATTTAGTTTTGAGTAGGAAAAAGTTAAATCACCACTCCGTTAAATTCAGATGGCAAGAATGTATATCCTATATTAGtaatgaaatttttgtttttttatgcatATAACTACTTTCCAGTGTTCCAATTGCTATAGCAATGGTATACAAGCTTATAAGCTAACAGTCTCAAACTAGATAATTTACCATTCAAACTTTTGGTTCTGTTGTCCTGCTCAGGCTTGTGTTAACTTTAAAGTCTACATATAGCAAAATGGTGTGAAAAATAGTGTCttagtgtttcttttaaaatttaggttaTTAAGgaggatatgattttttttttttaaagattttttatttattcatttgtcagagagagagagagagcacagcagagggagaagcaggctccctgctgagcatggagcccgatgcgggactcgatcccaggaccctgggatcatgacctgagccgaaggcagacgcccaaccgactgagccacccaggtgtcccggagGATATGATTTTCTAAGCTGATAATTTAATGAAATGGCTAATGTACATACCAAAGATTAGATAATTCCTTACTCTTAGGGTACTGTATTTTGAAGGTAGTAAATGCCCTCAAAATATTAACTGACTAGATCAGTGAAGTCATTTTCCCCATTGCTATTCTAACTCCGTcttgtttattttgaaaagaattcaaTTTTAATTCTTGAATTATAGAATAAAACTATAGCAttagaaaattttcttcatatggAGAGTAACTATGAACCACATTTACCAATTAAGGGACCATTTCAGGAATTGTTGGAAGGTGGGTTATTCTGTAGTAACTATGCTTCAACTGCCGTGCAGTACGTCCAGAAACAATCCATTTCAACTTCTGAACATTTGGTTTGGAACACTTGTTTGATGAATATTCAGTTAAACACTTGGATACAAGTTCTTGCCAGAAGGTCAAATCTCTGCCATTTATCtgtacataaagtaaaaaaaaaatattagtcaataaaaatatttatttttgcatggggggcctgggtggctcaggtggttaaagatccgactcttgatttcagctcaggtcatgatctcacggtcatggaATCgggctccatgtcaggctccacgctcagtggggagtcggcttgagattctctctctctcctctcactcctccccacccccccatccctgctcgctctctctaaaatcaaaAGTCCTATAGTATTTAACCACAGCAATAATTGCAATCTTACTAACATGTGTCTTTCCTTGTTAAATAAATTTGAGGATAAGTAAGCTACTCAAGTTtcaaacagacacatgacaacTCATTTTATTTCAGGAGATAGTACAAGTGGTTTAGTTTTTTTTACAGCTGTTAACACCATTTAGGCTATGACCTTGACATACCTTGCAATGTGTCTGAAGACATTCTATTCCTTCTGTTAACTCTACACACTTCTGTGCTTGGATCTCCAGTGCAATGATAGATAATGCCAACACAGAAGGCTAAAAGagataaattttaaagtaagtgTTGAATAGAAAATAGGTATATAAATAGgtttaatctttataaaatatttacctttgCTTTAGAAAATATGATCCTGCAGTGGCATGCCTTAAGTTGAGCTtctagtctttcaaaattaaggCTATTCCTcctttaaatagaaaatgaaaatgagattaaTTTTATGTAGATAATTTTACATGTAGTCAAAAGACAGATGTttagaacaacaaaaaagtcattttaaaatgaagtttatgCACACTtatcacagaaaataaattatttgaagaattCCCCTTCTTTCAGGGGCATTAACTTCTCAAAGATAccatatatgaattttaaataatttgctcccccccacccctgccaaaaaagtatcatatcacaaccatcaagttatttttcttctcattttaatcTATTTCTGCAGCTACTGAAGTTCTTTTTCCATAAATCTGTTAGATGCTTACTTACTAGGTTCTATGAGTTAAGTAGTCTGTAAAgtggaaaatgtaataaaaaaatgttgaaatgtcCTTTAATCCCAAGAATTAGCCTTCACAGACTTCAAAAAGCTGTTGACAACTTAAAGTCTCACTTCTGCTGGACGGTGAAGTGAAATCCAAGAAGCTGCAgctgtcattttacttttttttttttctcattttacttattttgattGGAATTATCCCAAGATACTGATTTTATGCAACATCCAGAATACCATTCTGATTTCCAAATCTCCTCTGGTCAAAACAAAGATTACATACCTTTCAAATGGTAAGTTTTCTTGAATGAGTGAATAGTAGAGTTGCAGAAACTGAAAGGCAGTAGTAGCTTTGACTTTCCAACACACCTTCTCCAATACAATCTTTTCCATTCTCATCAAGTCTGAAACCGTAAATCTATACTGGCTTATTCGGATCAAGTCAGTTGCCAACGGGacattcctttcctcttctattgATTTAACAGCCAAATAGAAGCAGCTCAGCCCAACACACCCCAGGTGCTTGGGCTGTACCTAAAAAAGACAATAAGCCCATGTTTTAgcttatttcaattaaaaaaacataaaggatAATCAGATCCATCATTATGAAAATGTATCTTTGAGGTATTATTTCTCAACTGTGCAGGAGTTAACGAGATCTAATCATACCTTAACTGCAGCCTGTCGACGCTATGTACCCACTTGCAACTAATTTTGGAGAAACTGGACTAAGTTTCAGTATAATGTTTGACTTCAgtccataaattcttttttttttccttcctaaatcATTATAGAACTGTAAGCACTAAGTTCTAGTTGGACCAAATAAATTAACTGGTCAAAGGCTTATAGAAGGACTAAAACTGCTTATGGAAGGTAcacaaaatttatttctaggatGTTGTGTTTTTCCAGGCTGTTTTCTTTGTAGTTAACACATAAAATCGTTTTTAAATACTTTAGCACACACTGTTTTACTCTGCCTGTAAAGCTCTATCCATTACCGTTCTCTTATTTATCATTGCCTGAATGTCTACAATGTGACAGGGTCAAACTTCTATCCATCCTAAGTTCCAAGTTAAATGAAACTTTAAGAAGCTTTTACCAGTGTTTGTACCCTCCTTTTCTTGGAACCCCTTCAGCAACATACTTGGTTTAATTATCTTTCTTATTATGCCTTGCATTGTTTGATAGTTATTGgtacaaatattattttcatgtaaGATTGTAATATCCTTAAgggacagattttatttatttatttagcagagagagacagagcgagagagggaacacaagcaggaggagtgggagaaggagaagcagggagtgggagaaggagaagcaggcttcccacggagcagagagcccgatgcggggctcgatcccaggaccctgggatcatgacctgagcctaaggcagacacttaacaactgagccacccaggcgccccaagggacaGATGTATATTATTAATCTGTGCAACATTTATAGATTCAAAGGTAGGGCTTGCACAAGGTGCCTAAAGAATAGTTTAATCTGTCGAGCAAGTTTCTTGAACCATCCAATTCAACAAATATGGAGTTTCTTCTGTATATGACGTGTTGTGTTAGGTACTGAGGACTAAAAGATGAGTTCCATTCCAGTTGTCACATCATCTCATCCATGAATGACCATTGGCACAGAGAAGGCCGATGTATTTAACAGTTAAGCAAGCTCTGAAAGCTACATGGATGTCCTGCTTATCCAGTATAgggaaataattatataaatgctTCTCCTTCAGAAGATATTCTCTTCTCAACTGTATGCCAACTGATGTTAAAAATGGCAAGCATAAGCAAGATCTGAATAGGTCTAAGGCCACAACAATTAGAACCTTATATATGACTGGAGATTAAGAAATATACTTTACCGACCAAGTGGTTCACAgcatccaaaaaaagaaaaaaaaaaaaaaaacccaccaaaaaacaaacctctaATTCTTAACCACAATCTAGCATTCTACCTCTAACACACttctttcaatttaaaaacaacagcCAACTCTCATACTGGGAGAGTCTGCAATTATTTGCTATTAGTCTATTTTTCAATGTCAGAAGTTAAATTTAACGATGCATTATTCTTGATTATAAGGAAGCATTCATCATATCGTTCTGTGTACAGAACGTATACAGAACGTACACAGAACTATCACAATGTTTTGGctacttgaagaaaataaaaaagatcaagtTTATGAATGCCATCCCAAAGCTAGAGCAATTCCATCTCCAAAACACAATAAGCAAAACTAAGAAATACTCAGTGTAATGTAGCTTTAAACATACCTTCATTTTGGACAGGAATCTGTCCAGTAAATTCACAGCAAGAGAAAATGTCTCCGTGTCGAAGCCAAAGAACTGAGTTAGACTAAGAAGATCTTTTACTTCAAAGTCCCTTAGCCTTGCAGTCATTCTGAGGCCATTATCGTGTGCAGATTCAATTAGTCTCAAGCCGCAGACCTTTGGCTGACATCTCGACTCCTGTTCCAACAGGGCATTCAGCTGGTGTAGCAGTTTCTGAGAGTCAGTTGTTGTCAGTACCTCTATCATCTATATATAGAACAAGGCCCAGAAAGGAGTGTAAGAAAAGCCCTTCCTGCCTTGTATCATGCCAAGTGCTTTATAACACAAGTCTCCCCTCCCCAATGCCGCTAGTGAATCTAAGTCGTTGCAAAGTGCCATCTGTTAcaatccccccccacctcccatcccaccAGTTGGTCACATCCTAAATTGTGAGTTCCTAGAGGGCATGAgccataccttaaaaaaaaaggcaaatcttcaagaaatatttattcaagtcaTTCATTGTCAAGAGATAACAATATCAATGCTGTAAGATGGGTGCCAAAACTTTGAAATTAGATGGTAGTATGTAATTCTGCCATATATTAACAGTATAAACTGTTAATGTTAGTTAATTTTACTTCATCCctatttcatcatctgtaaagtgggtatgAGGTTACTACCTACCTCAGAGGCTTGTGTGGAAAAATGAGATCACCTAGGtatagtgcttagcacataggTACCTAAGAAACGTTGggtaataataatgaatttatttctaCCTCTGTAAAACGAGGTAACaatatttctctctctgaatggctgttaaaattaaattaacatgatTCACGTAGAGTTTTGCACAATGCTTGACGCACGGCGCTCAATAATTGTTAACTTTTATTGGTGTCAGGAAAGGAAACTTAAAGGGTGCTACAGGAACACGTAGTGAGGGCGGGAGACTAATTTAAGTTGCAAAATGAACCTGGgagtttcattaattttaagaatCGGTATTCCACAGCTTCTATGTCCCGGCCACAAGCTAAGCCCCAGATACAAGGATACCTCCCAAGTGAAAGACAGGTAGGCAGGGGATCTTTAAAGTTGCGCGACGGAAGGGGTGGGCAAATGAGGAACCTCTAACTTTATGGGTCCAGCTCTTTTTGCCCTGGGCTGGTCCCTGGGAGCTGGCCGACCTGACAGTAACACTCTCAGGAGGTCGGATCTGGCCCCGCCCCTCCAAGCTCGGACTAGCCTGGACTTGTTGCTTACAGCAACGGGAGAGTTAATCGAGGAAAAGAGCGCAGGCCGGACCTATCCCTCACCTCACGCCCCCAACCCTGCTCCCTAGCCGCACCACGAAGTCAACCCCGAAGTCCCAGCTCACCTTGACCGCGACTGCGGCTCTTCAGCGGTAACCACCCTCCCCGGGCCTGCTCTCACCTCACTCCACGATATCAGATCCGACAGGCCCACGAGGCGAGGGGACTCGCGGGTAAGAGGGGAGAGGCCCGGGGAGGGGGAGCCGTCCTGGGTGGAGGTCTCTGCAGCGCCGCCCTGACGACACTGCCCACCACAGGATCAGCTCGGAGCCGAAGGGGCCGCGCCGGAGCGACTGAGTCATATATTGGAGGGCGGGGCTTTCCCctggtgggaagggaagggggggatTTTAGCCTCTGATTGGTGTAGTTCTTTTGATGGATGGCCCCAGCGGTCCAAAGAGGGCTGGTCTGGGAGGGAGGAAGTTCAGCCAATTAGCACACACTTCCCATTATCCCGGAGACAAAGTCTCCGCCCCTTGAGACCACGCCCCCTACCCCTAAGCGTCTCTCATTGGAGAATTTCCTAAAGTGTCTTCAATGAGGAGGAGATCGAACTAGATGCTGCACGCACCCTGTCCTGGCTGAGGTCTTTTCTGGCAGCCGGATTGGCCAGAATGTCATTCCAGAATGTACtgggagtttttgttccctgcggTTTAGTAGAGTTGTTCGGCCtctctttataaaaatacagtGGCTGGTTACAAAACACAAAGTAAAGCCTTAATTTTTCATCACACAGGGAGAGGTGATGAATTTTTCTATGCGGCGGTGTATTAAATTCCATAGGTTTCTCCTTGTGAGCTTTGGAAATCAATTGattcttgctttattttacttttggtaTAATATACCAAGAATGGAGTTGGGCTAGGTAAATTCTTGGTCTTTAccaattttctgaattttatttttgagcaaATTGAAAGAGAAAGTTGGTAGttttttaatggcttaaaatgGAAGGTGTGTGGTTGActcttaagaggaaagtacatgggaaaatatttgtaGGAACTATGAATCTAAGTCCACAGACTCATGTGTGAAGTGAGCCCATGCCATGTTGGTGGGAAAATAATTAGCCTGAAGCCTTCTTGGACTCCCTCCCTCTGAGGACTGGTGAGCAGAGTCAGTTATCAGTTCTCATGAACTGTACTTGGATGTCTCTGTTATCATGACCTTTTCCTGGTTAGTGGCTCTCTGAGCTATGAAAAGTGAAAATCTGAAAGATTTGTTGGTATCTCTACTCTTTTCTCTGAGGTGTATTTTCTTTAGGCAATGTCACAGAACCAAGCCCCGAAATGGGGGCAGAGTtgtggagaggaaaggggagggaaaactgggagaAAAGTTAATACCTCAAAATAATACCTCAGCTACAAAATCAGGTTAGCTGACAAAATTCAGCTTTTCAAATGGGGAAGGGGCCTTGGTCCTCCTTGTAAACAAACTAACATAGTGAGTATAAATGgacaatttaaaacatttaaaaagtactcACTACAATAATGTGTGAGTTTATAAATGTACATGTTTCTCTTTTGGCTTTTAGTTACAGAATTaggaatataaatgtatatattcctacatatgtatgtatatatatacactcatttACTAATATCTTTCAAACACATAATATGTGCCATGGAGAACAAAATATATTGGTCCCTGTCCTGGTAAAACGTGTAATCTTATGAACACTATAAACACATAGACTTTGgaataaaacttattttcaaatcataggttactgggcgcctgggtggctcagttggttgagcgactgccttcagctcaggtcatgatcccagggtcctgggatggagtcccgcgtcgggctccctgctctgtggggagcctgcttctccctctcccactcctcctgcttgtgttccctctctcgctgtgtctctctctgtcaaataaataaataaaatctttaaaaaaaaatcataggttactaactagctatgtgacttttaGCAAGTTATTAAATCACATTGGTTTCCATTCTGGGCAAGTCAAAGTACCCTATTCATAGGGTTattgagagaaataaagcaaagtaCATAAAGAGGTAGGCACTATGCCCAGAACACAGTAAATACTTGCTAAATGGTAGCCTTTATCATTAAATTACtaacatttcttttgaaatgtcTTGCTTAAACATACATTCGATTGGGTTTTCTCAATTGTCAGATTTAGTCTTCTCAGCCTAGAATCAGAGTATTAGAATTGTTtagttaaaactaataaaattatctAAATTGCATGTATTGATTTCTACGTCttttatacttgaaattttcACGCGAGGCTTTAGGTAGTATATTAGTGTTtatgtgataaaaatgtttctctcaCATTAGgatcttgttattattttttaaaatctgaaattccCTACATGAAAGTAATTGTTTCAATAGCTCTAAAGAAACATTGATTAAATATAAATCAAGCCAAATGGACATTCCttaccttttctccttcccctcacccccactgttatttttattccataaTATTAGAATAGAGACTATCatttaaataactgaaaagtCCTAATTAGAAAAATGTGCAAATGTAAGACtcaatgatgaaagaaagaaaatgagctatTCATTGGCTATGAAATTATTTGTAAAGATGTGTAGATTTAGTAATGAGTTTCAGGAATATTTCAAATGACTGGCTTCTCAGGTATTTTCAAGGCTCAATGATATCTGCCGCTGCCATCTTCATACTTTCTTCTCTGTCAACAGTTAAGTGCAGGAAGAACCAAAGCTCAGAATAACGGCCTTGAAGCTGGGCAAGAATCCCAGGCAGTCACAGGAAGACTTAATCATATTCTCTACATTGTAGACTGTAGAAGTGCCTTTGAgcaacaaaaattataacaagCAGGTATAACGGTGGTCCTGTGTCAAATGCTGCCATGACTCACAGGGAAATTCCTAACTGGTTCTGTCTCTATCCTGGAGATTGGAGGAGGTTTTGCACCTCACCCTCTGTTTATGCTCCCTGACAAATGTCCAGAacttttgtatgttgatttttccAATTGTGATGAGGGACTAAGAATCGAGGATCAAAAGGATTTCAGCTGAGTAGCTTCCACTCTGCTTTCTGATCCTTCCTGGACTAGTTATTACAACCCCTTCCACCTCTCCAACGGTTCGCTAGAACCTCCACTCAGTCTCATTCATATGAAGAGAGCTTGCTTGGCAGTGGATTTTTTGACTCTTTATTAGCCCCTGGGGTACCAGAGAAATTGTGTATagtctgggtggtggtggggaggcagggagaaggatACGTAGAAAATAGATTAGTAATGTCAGGTATATCTTACCATTCAGAGATTCTAACTACCTTAGATAAGGTAACCCCTTCCAACTAATTGAGGTTTCACTACATTCAATGCAAAACTATACTTTGTCACATAACCACTGCCACATAAAGGCACTGGGAGACATCAGGGGAAGATCTGCTAGCATTTAGTCCAATCGACATAGACTCTTTTGAGTGCGGAGCTCAAAGCCAAGATCAGCCAATAATAAAAAGAGTTTGTATTTGTTACATACTTCCCACATGGCAGACAGGGTGTGTGCTGAACTTAAACCCACACGATCTTACTTAGTTCTCTAAGAACTCTGATGTTATTGTCATATATTATTCagaattgagggacattctatatATTTCCTGTTGGTAGCTACCATTTACTGTTAACTAAATATAGTTTAAACATAATTTGAATTTGGATtatactgcatttaaaaaaagtttttattttggaacaTTTCAAACTCCTTACCCAGCTTCAGTAGCTATCAACATTTTGACAAGGTTGCCTATTTACTTTGTCTgaccattcaacaaatatttattgaggacatCGGAAGTGCCagactaaaaatattttgtattttgtagtcccagattaaaaatattataacttTGGGCCACAGGATGTGTTGGTTATTATTTTCTGTGATGATAGGGGTTGGAAGGATAAGCTGGGTCATTATCATCCAGGTGCATGTCTTTAGTCTAAAGGCCacactgggggagaggggggattcTCTGTGGTCTGCTGCTTTGGTAGGAGAGGGTGGGAATGGGGTTGGATAACAGTTCCCACCCTTATTCAGGTTTCTCCCTAGGCTGCTATACTTTCGTCCCAAAAGCACATGCGCACACATGTACACCTCTACACAAAAGGTTTTGTCAGAGTTGAGATTTGGAAAATGAAGTATTATTGCATTTTctaatcttgcttttttttctgtgcaCTGCACTAGAATAAGGTTATGTCATAGGTCAGAACTTTTGTTCTCTACGTTAGCCTTAAATTGGTCAAGGCCTTCCTTGCTTTATGTCACCATGTTCCTTGTTTCTTTATCCCCTTCACTCTAACTCCTGATCTGAGTTTTGAAAGATTTAGCCAACTGAAGAGGCTGGTGCAAAGGACATTCCAGACAAAAGTAACAGTATGTGGAAAggcacagaggaaagagagagtgaatTGATTTCTGTAAATGGAATATAGATTACTCTGGCTAATGTGTGGAGGGTGTTGTGGGGGGTGGTGTCTAactgagatggggagagaggcagtTGTTCATCCTAAAGGGCCATGTACACCATGTATACTATGCTTGGGATTTTGGACTTTATTCTACAGGTTTTAGAAAACCAACCATGGAATTTAAAGGATTGCCACAATTGGATTGTAATTTAGAATGACTACTGGGCATCGGCATGAAGACTGTGAAGAGGGGGCCAACAGTGGAGTTGGGAAGAGTAGTTGAGAGACCATTGCCTTAACCTGGGACAGAAGTGATGAGATTGAACCGAGGGAGTAAGAGTGGGAATGGAAAGAAGGAGATGGATTCAAGGGACCTTTTGGGGTACAGTGGGTGGATTGTAGAGACTGATGAGATTTGACTGGTTAGGGgatcaggaagaaggaagagtcaGTAATGATGTTCAGATTTCTGGTTTAAGCAGTAGGTTGAATGGAGATTCTGTTTATATGCTCAGATCATGGAATACAGGAAAAAGACCAGGTTTGTGGGGGAAGTCTTTGAGCTAGTGATGCCTGAGGGACTTCCAAGTGGTGATGTCCAAAAAGCACCCAGAGAAACTTTAGGTGCTGCAGATCGCTTTGGGACTCATCAGAATAAAGGGGGATGATTTGAGTTGTGGAAGTAAATCAATTAGAGACAAGAGATACAGAAGGATGTGTTATAGGAATCAAGAGAAAGTTTTTTAAGGACAGAGGGAGCACCAGTACTTGATGCTATAAAGAGGATAAAATGATGTAtgaacaagaaagagagaaaatgaaatcaatggATATATAAAGCACTCTTGCAGGGAGCTTGATTGTGAGGGGTGGAGGCAATGGTCACAGGGTGCATATGATATTGAGAGagatattttgcttttcaaagatGAGCTAGATCTGCACATGTTTAAATAATGACAGGAAAGAGCCAGTAGTGAAAAAGAAGCATCTGACTACTGGAACAATCTAAAACCTCCTATGACACTAGTTAATTTACATTTGGTCAGCTGTATTGTTATAGAAGCTTCTAGTCAAATACTCACAGATTACAATGGAAGCAAACAACACAAAGGAGCAGAGATTCTATGTACTTAGCATGCTTGAAATTCTCTAACTAGATGTGAAGAAACATCACTAAATGCTTTATGCATGTTTATGTTTTCTATAGCTATTTTATGTTCATAATTTCCACTTTGAAATTATTTACAGGACTCTCttcttgatttaaaatattttggattgtCAAGTTTAGGACCTTTATATCAGTGTTGAAGTAagagtaataaataaaaacatgcattttaTGTGCCCATGTGTAGTTAAAATATGATAGAACAAGGCTTCAATTTGCTTATGCCTTCTAAAATATCTAGCTTTTTGTTGGAAGCCACCCATGCATAGATCTAACTCAAATAGAATAACAACTTCAAACATATTATgggtgtttctatttttagtggaaatatgcatatatttacatCATGTAACCATAAATACAGTGTATCTGAGCATGAAAATACTTGGATGTGGTAAATAATACTGCCAAATAACATTGATACAAATCTTTCTATAAGACATTTCCTGccacggcacctgggtggctcagtcggttgagcatccgactcttgattttggctcaggtcattgatctcagggttgtgagattgagccctgtgtcaggctctgcgctccatgcagagtctgcttgagattttctttttccctctgcccctcccctcctctctaaaataaatgagtaactcttaaaaaaaaaaaaaaaaagacatttcctgCCAATCCTTGCCTTGTAGAACTTCCAATAAT from Neomonachus schauinslandi chromosome 7, ASM220157v2, whole genome shotgun sequence includes the following:
- the CCNG1 gene encoding cyclin-G1, which gives rise to MIEVLTTTDSQKLLHQLNALLEQESRCQPKVCGLRLIESAHDNGLRMTARLRDFEVKDLLSLTQFFGFDTETFSLAVNLLDRFLSKMKVQPKHLGCVGLSCFYLAVKSIEEERNVPLATDLIRISQYRFTVSDLMRMEKIVLEKVCWKVKATTAFQFLQLYYSLIQENLPFERRNSLNFERLEAQLKACHCRIIFSKAKPSVLALSIIALEIQAQKCVELTEGIECLQTHCKINGRDLTFWQELVSKCLTEYSSNKCSKPNVQKLKWIVSGRTARQLKHSYYRITHLPTIPEMVP